One window from the genome of Bacteroidia bacterium encodes:
- the murA gene encoding UDP-N-acetylglucosamine 1-carboxyvinyltransferase, producing the protein MAYFEIQGGKRLKGEIEPQGAKNEALQILCAVLLTPEKVVINKVPDIVDVNKLIDLLRNLGVKVEKTGHEQYTFQANEVDIDYINSPKFKNQGAALRGSIMIVGPLLARFGRGYIPKPGGDKIGRRRLDTHFIGFQNLGAKFTYDEESEFYKVESPKLQGTYMLLDEASVTGTANIVMAAVLAKGTTTIFNAACEPYLQQLCKMLNRMGAKITGVGSNLLTIEGVDYLSGTEHTMLPDMIEVGSFIGLAAMTQSEITIKNTGYDHLGIIPNTFQRLGIKMERRVDDIFIPEQENYEIDTFIDGSILTLSDAIWPGFTPDLLSIALVVATQAKGSVLIHQKMFESRLFFVDKLIDMGAQIILCDPHRATIIGLNRQFQLKGISMTSPDIRAGVSLLIAALSARGKSTIHNIEQIDRGYQNIDARLQALGADIKRIG; encoded by the coding sequence ATGGCCTATTTTGAAATCCAGGGCGGAAAACGTCTTAAAGGTGAAATTGAACCACAAGGTGCTAAAAATGAAGCACTTCAAATTCTTTGTGCTGTATTACTTACCCCGGAGAAGGTGGTAATTAATAAAGTGCCTGATATTGTGGATGTCAACAAATTGATTGATTTATTGCGTAACCTGGGTGTGAAGGTCGAAAAAACCGGACATGAGCAATATACCTTTCAGGCCAATGAAGTGGATATTGATTATATCAATTCACCTAAATTCAAAAATCAGGGAGCAGCTTTGCGCGGATCTATTATGATTGTTGGTCCATTGTTGGCTCGTTTTGGTAGAGGATATATTCCTAAACCCGGTGGAGATAAAATCGGTCGCCGTCGTTTAGATACGCACTTTATTGGTTTTCAAAATCTGGGTGCTAAGTTTACTTACGACGAAGAATCGGAGTTTTATAAGGTTGAATCGCCCAAACTTCAAGGAACCTACATGCTGCTTGATGAGGCTTCAGTTACCGGAACCGCAAACATTGTAATGGCGGCTGTTCTCGCCAAAGGCACTACAACAATTTTCAACGCTGCCTGTGAACCATATTTGCAGCAATTGTGCAAAATGCTTAATCGCATGGGAGCCAAGATAACAGGGGTGGGTTCTAATTTGCTTACCATCGAAGGAGTTGATTACCTAAGCGGTACCGAGCATACCATGCTACCGGATATGATTGAAGTAGGAAGTTTTATTGGGCTTGCTGCCATGACTCAAAGTGAAATCACCATTAAAAATACAGGCTACGATCATCTGGGTATCATTCCCAATACATTTCAGCGCTTGGGAATAAAAATGGAACGAAGAGTAGATGATATTTTTATCCCGGAACAAGAGAATTATGAGATTGATACCTTTATTGATGGCTCAATCTTAACCCTAAGTGATGCTATTTGGCCCGGATTTACTCCCGATTTGCTGAGTATTGCTTTGGTAGTTGCTACTCAAGCCAAAGGCAGTGTATTGATTCACCAAAAAATGTTCGAAAGCCGTTTATTCTTTGTCGATAAACTAATTGATATGGGGGCTCAAATCATTTTGTGCGATCCTCACCGTGCCACTATCATCGGTTTGAATAGGCAATTTCAACTCAAAGGAATAAGCATGACTTCTCCGGATATTCGTGCAGGTGTTTCCTTGCTTATTGCCGCTCTTTCAGCTCGAGGAAAATCAACCATTCACAACATTGAACAAATAGACAGAGGCTATCAAAACATTGACGCCCGTTTACAAGCTTTAGGTGCTGATATAAAAAGAATAGGTTAG
- a CDS encoding aminotransferase class V-fold PLP-dependent enzyme, which translates to MKSLFLLQNDITFLNFGSFGACPKPVFDAFIRWQYLLESEPVQFFTTHASEYINTSRKALAEYLHGDPENFVFVSNPTWAINIIAKNLRLQPDDEVLSTNLEYGAMDKTWNYYCKKLGAKYIQQKISLPIVSKEAFLNDFWKGYSTKTKMVFISQITSSTGLIFPVKEICEEAKRRGLITVVDGAHVPGHIDLDLSELKADFYTGACHKWMMTPKGSSFLYVRKEFQNELDPLIISWGFESANPSGSRFYDYHQFNGTRDFSAYLTIPDALEFMHQNNWNEVSKQCKKLVLQTAPRFYEVLGTEPLAPLTTEFYGQMCSAEVKTPNPEKLQRLLFEKYKIEIPVMRHREKNFIRYSVQGFNTKEEIAYLLESLNSIKATTDLIR; encoded by the coding sequence ATGAAATCATTGTTTCTCCTTCAAAATGACATTACATTCTTAAATTTTGGCTCTTTCGGAGCATGTCCTAAACCTGTTTTTGATGCTTTTATTCGATGGCAATACCTACTGGAAAGTGAACCTGTTCAGTTTTTTACAACCCATGCTTCGGAGTATATTAATACATCCCGAAAAGCATTAGCCGAGTACCTTCATGGCGATCCGGAGAACTTTGTTTTTGTATCGAATCCAACCTGGGCCATTAACATTATTGCCAAGAACCTTCGCCTCCAACCGGACGATGAGGTGTTGAGTACCAACTTGGAATACGGGGCTATGGATAAAACCTGGAATTATTATTGTAAGAAATTGGGGGCCAAGTATATTCAACAGAAAATTTCCTTGCCCATTGTTTCAAAGGAGGCCTTTTTGAATGACTTTTGGAAAGGATATTCCACTAAAACCAAAATGGTTTTTATAAGCCAAATCACTAGCAGTACCGGTTTGATTTTCCCTGTTAAAGAAATTTGCGAGGAAGCAAAAAGAAGAGGTTTGATAACCGTTGTAGATGGTGCTCATGTTCCGGGACATATTGATTTGGATCTGTCTGAATTGAAAGCTGATTTTTATACCGGTGCTTGTCACAAGTGGATGATGACTCCCAAAGGTTCCTCTTTTCTATATGTTAGGAAGGAATTTCAAAATGAATTAGATCCTTTAATTATCTCCTGGGGGTTTGAAAGTGCCAATCCTTCCGGTTCCCGCTTTTACGACTACCATCAATTCAATGGGACCCGCGATTTCTCAGCTTACTTAACCATACCGGATGCGCTTGAATTTATGCATCAAAATAATTGGAACGAAGTTTCAAAACAATGTAAAAAACTGGTTCTTCAAACTGCACCAAGGTTTTATGAAGTATTAGGAACAGAACCCTTGGCTCCTCTTACTACCGAGTTTTATGGACAAATGTGCAGTGCGGAAGTCAAAACCCCCAATCCCGAAAAATTACAACGCCTTTTGTTTGAGAAGTATAAAATTGAAATCCCGGTAATGCGCCATCGGGAAAAGAACTTTATTCGTTATTCGGTTCAAGGATTTAATACCAAGGAGGAAATAGCCTATTTACTTGAAAGCCTAAACTCCATAAAAGCAACAACCGACTTGATTAGATAA
- a CDS encoding DUF2306 domain-containing protein, with protein sequence MENFIRILVYLHAALGGIALLSGLIALVVKKGSNIHRKVGLVFFYAMSLSAIVAMVVSVSPNHINLFLTGIGIITLYSLMKGKRALLLKTKNTDFRVEKLGIGLLFLAGVGLFTYSYLHGWNVVSLVFSGTSLFFSIRDYFTLSKPEELHKNWLKIHLGNMIGGYISAVTAFVVVNELFPGIWGWFAPSLLGVPVIFYWLKRVS encoded by the coding sequence ATGGAAAACTTCATTCGAATTCTTGTTTACTTGCATGCAGCTTTAGGAGGAATTGCCTTGCTAAGCGGCTTAATTGCCTTGGTTGTAAAAAAAGGTAGCAACATACACCGGAAAGTGGGGTTAGTCTTTTTTTATGCTATGAGTTTATCGGCAATTGTTGCCATGGTTGTATCAGTTAGTCCGAACCATATCAATTTATTTTTGACCGGTATAGGAATTATTACACTTTACTCCTTAATGAAGGGCAAGCGAGCGCTCTTATTGAAGACAAAGAATACTGATTTCAGGGTGGAGAAACTGGGTATTGGATTGTTGTTTTTAGCCGGTGTAGGTTTGTTTACCTATTCTTACCTACATGGTTGGAATGTGGTAAGCTTAGTGTTTTCCGGGACGAGTTTATTTTTTTCCATCCGGGATTACTTTACACTTAGCAAACCCGAGGAACTGCACAAAAATTGGTTAAAAATTCATTTGGGTAATATGATTGGAGGTTATATATCGGCTGTAACAGCCTTTGTGGTAGTTAATGAATTATTTCCCGGAATTTGGGGCTGGTTTGCGCCAAGTTTGTTAGGAGTACCTGTGATTTTTTACTGGTTAAAGAGAGTATCCTGA
- a CDS encoding DUF4290 domain-containing protein, translating into MKGLEYNTERSTMKIAEYGRGIQKMIDHVKTIEDREERNRAARSIIVSMAALTPSFRDFDDFKQKLWDHMFVMSNFELDVDSPYPKPTAETVAKKPQKPNYPSQKIKYRHYGKVLENMVTKVSEWEDTEVKEMVVESIANQLKKSYMAWNRDSVQDDVILDHLATISKGKLKLSENSKISQNLPMKLDEYGGNQVGGKSKFNKNKKFNKNKKFKKRY; encoded by the coding sequence ATGAAAGGTTTGGAATACAATACGGAAAGGTCAACCATGAAAATTGCAGAATATGGTCGCGGAATACAAAAGATGATTGACCATGTTAAAACTATTGAAGATAGAGAAGAGCGTAATAGGGCTGCCCGATCTATTATTGTTTCTATGGCCGCTCTAACTCCTAGTTTTCGCGATTTCGACGACTTTAAACAGAAGCTTTGGGACCATATGTTTGTTATGTCTAATTTTGAATTAGACGTTGATAGCCCTTATCCTAAACCAACTGCCGAAACAGTAGCCAAAAAACCTCAGAAACCGAATTACCCAAGCCAAAAAATAAAATACCGCCACTATGGTAAAGTATTGGAAAATATGGTAACCAAGGTAAGCGAATGGGAAGATACCGAAGTTAAAGAAATGGTAGTTGAATCCATCGCTAATCAATTAAAAAAGTCCTACATGGCATGGAACAGGGATAGCGTTCAGGATGATGTAATTTTAGATCACCTGGCAACCATCTCAAAAGGAAAATTGAAACTTAGCGAAAATTCTAAAATCAGCCAAAATCTGCCAATGAAACTCGATGAATACGGAGGAAATCAGGTAGGCGGAAAATCTAAGTTCAACAAAAATAAAAAGTTCAATAAAAATAAGAAGTTTAAAAAGCGCTACTAG
- a CDS encoding ACP phosphodiesterase — protein MNFLAHLYLAYPDPDLMLGNFIADAVKGNPESRYSGRILDGIRMHRQIDHFTDNHPINKEFNAFLRPQFGKFAGVVSDIFHDHYLAINWPLSSQLDNFASDFYQFAQNRMDELPQKVKYLLPFMIEQNWLLTYNSISGIGKICAQMGNRIQHQNTLHFAQDFLENNYSDVSNFSMLFFPEIESQFKSTKH, from the coding sequence ATGAATTTCCTAGCCCATCTGTATTTAGCTTACCCAGACCCGGATTTAATGCTCGGTAATTTTATAGCAGATGCTGTCAAAGGAAATCCTGAATCACGCTATTCGGGCCGAATTTTGGATGGTATTCGCATGCACCGACAAATCGATCATTTTACGGATAACCACCCTATTAATAAAGAATTCAACGCCTTTCTTAGACCGCAATTTGGTAAATTCGCAGGTGTGGTTTCTGATATTTTCCACGATCATTACCTGGCTATAAATTGGCCGCTAAGTTCCCAATTGGATAACTTCGCCTCTGATTTTTATCAGTTTGCCCAAAATAGGATGGATGAACTTCCACAAAAGGTTAAATACCTACTCCCATTTATGATAGAACAAAATTGGCTGCTTACCTATAACTCCATTTCTGGAATTGGAAAAATTTGTGCCCAAATGGGTAATCGTATTCAACACCAAAATACCTTGCACTTTGCTCAGGATTTCCTGGAAAATAATTACTCCGATGTATCCAATTTTTCTATGCTTTTCTTCCCGGAAATTGAATCTCAATTCAAAAGTACTAAACATTAG
- a CDS encoding ABC transporter permease has product MKAVFNFIPDIIYHIGRYTAMLGMVFSRPEKYRIYYNRFMEELFNLGIGSIGIVSIVSLFMGAVITIQGAYNFSSPWIPLYAVGLATRDTMILEFSPTIISVILCGKVGSSIAGEIGTMRVTEQIDALEIMGVNSRAFLILPKIFASVIFNPVLVTMSMVLGIFGGWIGGVLSGATTTFEYVYGITYLFVPYYVTYALTKTVVFAFLISSVSAYHGYYTEGGALEVGKASTKAVVYSILSILIANYFLTQLLLT; this is encoded by the coding sequence ATGAAAGCAGTTTTCAACTTTATTCCAGATATTATTTACCACATAGGCCGATACACGGCTATGTTAGGGATGGTTTTTTCACGTCCAGAAAAGTACCGAATTTACTACAATCGATTTATGGAAGAATTGTTCAATTTGGGCATTGGTTCCATTGGCATTGTTTCGATTGTTTCCTTGTTTATGGGGGCTGTAATTACGATTCAGGGTGCCTACAATTTTTCTTCACCATGGATACCATTGTATGCTGTAGGGTTAGCAACCAGAGACACCATGATTTTGGAATTTTCACCTACGATTATATCAGTTATTTTATGTGGTAAAGTAGGCTCCAGTATTGCCGGGGAAATAGGAACGATGCGAGTTACCGAACAGATTGATGCATTAGAAATAATGGGGGTAAATTCCCGTGCATTTTTGATTTTGCCTAAGATTTTTGCTTCGGTAATTTTCAATCCGGTTTTAGTAACCATGAGCATGGTTTTAGGGATTTTTGGCGGATGGATAGGCGGGGTTTTAAGTGGAGCCACCACAACATTTGAATATGTGTATGGAATTACGTATTTGTTTGTTCCTTATTATGTAACTTATGCATTAACTAAAACGGTTGTATTTGCTTTTTTAATTTCATCTGTATCGGCATATCATGGTTATTACACAGAAGGAGGAGCGTTAGAAGTAGGAAAGGCCAGTACCAAAGCTGTTGTTTATAGCATTCTTAGCATTTTGATAGCTAATTATTTCCTTACTCAATTGTTGTTAACGTGA